One genomic region from Deferribacterota bacterium encodes:
- a CDS encoding type II secretion system protein GspK: protein MTIQAKEKKSKGSVLVYVLIIVSFSVALAFTINENITKNYESTFSIYYNNQAYLYANSAINIVKTLFELDDDAYDSKEDIWYNIPPIKLKEGILRFDIKPINAKININLLNTEGDTEFALHIIDVVDKIFKEENINSLTPGIIKDWIDKDNEPADYGREDYIYDENNLIYKIKNKPLDTIMELAYIGSFNDYEKLKDYFTTVGEDKKLNINFCSEETLKAYIPDLASYASDFIEYRRNNIYKNKSDITKASYISDDEYVEAVNYLTIKSNLYYIKIIVEFFNNNYTYHILYNRKEQNIDKFIEGYNNDYF, encoded by the coding sequence ATGACAATTCAAGCAAAAGAGAAAAAAAGTAAGGGGAGTGTTCTCGTTTACGTTTTAATTATTGTATCTTTTTCTGTTGCTTTAGCATTTACAATAAATGAGAATATAACTAAAAATTATGAAAGTACCTTCAGTATATATTATAATAACCAGGCTTATCTATATGCCAATAGTGCTATTAATATAGTAAAAACACTCTTTGAGTTAGATGATGATGCCTATGACTCAAAAGAGGATATATGGTATAATATACCACCTATCAAACTTAAGGAGGGGATCCTAAGATTTGATATCAAACCAATTAATGCAAAAATTAATATTAATCTTTTAAACACTGAAGGAGATACTGAATTTGCACTTCACATCATAGATGTTGTTGATAAAATTTTCAAAGAAGAAAATATAAATTCTCTAACACCTGGCATTATTAAAGATTGGATTGATAAAGACAACGAACCTGCCGATTATGGTAGAGAAGATTACATCTATGATGAAAACAATTTAATATATAAGATTAAAAACAAACCTTTAGACACTATTATGGAATTAGCCTATATAGGATCATTTAATGATTATGAAAAACTAAAAGATTATTTTACAACTGTAGGAGAAGATAAAAAATTAAATATAAATTTCTGCAGCGAAGAAACATTAAAAGCATATATACCAGATTTAGCCTCCTATGCTAGTGATTTCATTGAATATAGAAGAAATAATATATATAAAAATAAATCTGATATAACAAAAGCAAGCTATATTTCAGATGATGAGTATGTAGAGGCAGTTAATTATCTAACAATAAAAAGTAACCTATATTATATAAAAATCATTGTTGAATTTTTTAATAACAACTATACTTATCACATACTTTATAATAGAAAAGAGCAAAATATAGATAAGTTTATAGAAGGATATAATAATGACTACTTCTAG
- a CDS encoding prepilin-type N-terminal cleavage/methylation domain-containing protein, protein MFITIQSQKSNRDRRLQNVKISAFTLLEIIIAVAISAMIILGSYSLFNSIFSAQTNVTDSLITTKIYNGLTKIINSDFRNMLPATEELIAQIDNETDNSTENNDTSLSLNKENNNSLFNNETDKTTDNVTDNATKKQYIILREENNYPKITFLTYNSIFFNKAFPVRVTYYIDDDNYFVREERKKDVDFEKKLRLIGNIDKFEISTFNGEKFEEDKANPTLMRFLFTIKDRDYLITTGKIIRE, encoded by the coding sequence ATGTTTATTACTATACAATCTCAGAAATCAAATAGAGATAGGCGGTTGCAAAATGTAAAAATATCAGCCTTTACACTTCTAGAAATTATAATTGCTGTTGCTATTAGTGCAATGATTATATTAGGCTCATATTCTCTGTTTAATAGCATATTTAGTGCACAAACAAATGTTACTGATAGCCTAATAACAACTAAAATCTACAACGGCTTAACAAAGATTATAAATAGTGATTTTAGGAATATGTTGCCAGCTACGGAAGAATTGATAGCTCAAATTGATAATGAGACAGACAATAGTACTGAGAATAATGATACAAGTTTAAGTTTAAATAAAGAAAATAATAATAGTTTGTTTAACAATGAAACAGATAAAACAACTGATAATGTAACGGATAATGCAACAAAAAAACAATACATAATCCTTAGAGAAGAAAATAATTACCCAAAAATAACATTTTTAACCTACAATAGTATATTTTTTAATAAAGCCTTCCCAGTTAGAGTTACTTATTATATCGATGATGATAACTATTTTGTTAGAGAAGAAAGAAAAAAAGATGTTGATTTTGAAAAAAAACTTAGACTTATTGGAAATATAGATAAATTTGAAATATCCACATTTAATGGAGAGAAATTTGAAGAAGACAAAGCAAATCCAACACTTATGAGATTTTTATTTACAATTAAAGATAGAGATTACCTTATAACTACTGGGAAAATAATTAGAGAATGA
- a CDS encoding prepilin-type N-terminal cleavage/methylation domain-containing protein, with product MKKINGFTLLEVLIALTVLSISMLGVYSLLNISLTMENRRNDREYLFQFGFERLLKEENFKKADLKEAERIMGHSISYDKEADQIELFDEKELKELLEKAKSKDFSNKLEIIENKITTEGRDVYYYTISEIK from the coding sequence ATGAAGAAAATAAATGGATTTACTTTACTAGAAGTTTTAATTGCACTTACGGTCTTGTCTATATCTATGTTAGGTGTTTATTCCCTTTTAAATATATCACTAACAATGGAAAACAGAAGAAATGATAGAGAGTACTTGTTTCAATTTGGCTTTGAACGTTTGTTAAAAGAGGAAAATTTTAAAAAAGCGGATTTAAAGGAAGCCGAAAGGATAATGGGTCATAGTATAAGCTACGATAAAGAAGCAGACCAGATAGAACTTTTTGATGAAAAAGAACTTAAAGAGCTACTAGAAAAAGCTAAAAGTAAGGATTTTTCTAATAAATTAGAAATTATAGAAAATAAAATTACAACAGAAGGAAGAGATGTTTATTACTATACAATCTCAGAAATCAAATAG
- a CDS encoding type II secretion system protein — protein sequence MKAFTLIELLIVLVILGIGFMSFTPVIFDNVIEPNKLVAFFNETLEKYTDEANKKGEPIVLKGSKSQATLTKVTEKKLNSNSNNEEIDIPTPSTITSVEINDELSYKDTFYINIYPNGICDHFIINFSDHASIESIPLIMEVVEKSNKN from the coding sequence ATGAAAGCTTTTACATTAATTGAATTATTAATTGTGTTAGTTATCTTAGGAATTGGTTTTATGAGCTTTACTCCTGTTATATTTGATAATGTTATTGAGCCAAATAAATTAGTAGCCTTTTTCAATGAAACACTTGAAAAGTATACAGATGAAGCAAATAAAAAAGGAGAACCAATTGTATTGAAGGGTTCAAAATCACAAGCAACACTAACTAAAGTAACTGAAAAAAAATTAAATTCAAATAGCAACAATGAAGAAATTGATATTCCAACTCCATCTACAATCACAAGTGTAGAGATAAATGACGAACTATCTTATAAAGATACATTTTACATCAACATTTACCCAAATGGAATCTGTGATCACTTTATAATAAATTTTAGTGATCACGCCTCAATTGAATCAATACCACTTATTATGGAAGTTGTAGAAAAAAGTAATAAAAACTAA
- the gspG gene encoding type II secretion system major pseudopilin GspG: MQNKGFTLIEILVVIVILGLLATFLVPRIISKPDEARVVKAKSDIKALETALKMYRLDTGRYPTTDQGLQALIEKPEISPVPNNWNGPYLDSEELPKDPWGNEYVYRSPGEYIENTRRQRDYEIICLGADSKIGGEGFDADIKNYEIK, from the coding sequence ATGCAAAACAAAGGATTTACATTAATTGAAATATTGGTAGTTATTGTAATACTTGGTTTGCTTGCTACTTTTTTGGTGCCAAGAATAATAAGCAAGCCTGATGAAGCTAGAGTTGTTAAGGCAAAATCAGATATAAAAGCTTTAGAAACAGCACTAAAAATGTATAGACTTGATACAGGGAGGTATCCAACAACTGATCAAGGTTTACAAGCCTTAATTGAGAAACCTGAGATCTCACCAGTTCCTAACAATTGGAATGGGCCATATTTGGATTCTGAAGAACTCCCAAAAGATCCTTGGGGGAATGAATACGTTTATAGATCGCCTGGAGAATATATAGAAAACACAAGAAGACAAAGAGATTATGAAATAATCTGTTTAGGTGCTGACAGCAAAATTGGGGGAGAAGGTTTTGATGCTGATATTAAAAACTATGAAATTAAATAA
- a CDS encoding secretin N-terminal domain-containing protein, protein MLRLLRRSVIYLLILLLVFINIAIIDLVDAQEVKKSDENYNLNLKSLTLKEFVDFVAEFTGKNIVYNEQDLRGNVTISSQQDMSKKAILELFYATLRVNNLYAVDRGEYIQIIKYIDMQDYPDTFAKTVSKDGQDIITTVVVLENVNSTSVATSFNRIKTRTGIVDDIRGINALVVRDTEERVKKMLNIISVLEERGRGMQVYALPVMNTTASNIEAKLTRFYGDLNKQGLTSLTPAIMADDYSNVLIIAATKEDYKRIEYIVSNVDVSGAATRGAPKVYYLKNAQAEDVEEVLNKLLSEVTTEEKIVKYAVAADKPTNSIIAIGDQELYNKVETLVNKLDKTRREVYVEALIVETTVSKTDDFGVEWIAIGESGNTLITGGYTGGNIGSYQGIASGGGGTSGSVGGEGGTSGGGALPGGFSTGVLGDTITYQGQIFRSITALFTALATDSAMNIMSKPQILTLDNEEAEVFVGQNRPFDTGQSVTEGGTSISQTEYRDVGTSLKITPLISSADEITLNIELEVKRVQQVEGLAATTPATITRRTKTRIKMPDDSMMVIGGMISNDSNKRESGIPILKDIPLIGWLFGTSGSSNDKTNLMVFLSAKIIDTRPKIDNITKEKLESNREFKKEYDSF, encoded by the coding sequence ATGCTTAGATTGTTGAGAAGATCTGTTATATACTTATTAATATTATTATTAGTATTTATTAATATAGCTATTATAGATTTAGTAGATGCTCAGGAAGTTAAAAAAAGCGATGAAAATTACAATCTTAATTTAAAGAGTTTGACACTTAAGGAATTTGTTGATTTTGTTGCTGAGTTTACTGGTAAAAATATTGTCTATAATGAACAGGACTTAAGAGGAAATGTAACTATATCATCTCAGCAAGATATGTCTAAAAAAGCAATCCTTGAGCTATTCTATGCAACACTTAGGGTAAATAATTTATATGCTGTTGATAGGGGTGAATATATCCAGATCATCAAATATATTGATATGCAAGATTATCCTGATACTTTTGCAAAAACTGTAAGTAAAGACGGTCAAGATATTATTACTACAGTTGTTGTGCTAGAGAATGTTAACTCTACAAGTGTAGCAACAAGCTTTAATAGAATAAAAACACGAACTGGTATTGTAGATGATATAAGAGGGATTAATGCTTTAGTTGTTAGAGATACAGAAGAAAGAGTAAAAAAGATGCTCAATATAATATCAGTGTTAGAAGAAAGGGGAAGGGGCATGCAAGTTTATGCTCTTCCTGTTATGAATACAACTGCAAGTAATATAGAGGCAAAACTAACTAGGTTTTATGGTGATTTAAATAAGCAAGGTTTAACATCACTAACCCCTGCAATAATGGCAGATGACTACTCAAATGTTTTAATTATAGCAGCTACCAAGGAAGACTATAAAAGAATAGAATATATAGTATCAAATGTTGATGTTTCAGGTGCAGCTACTAGAGGGGCACCTAAGGTATATTATCTTAAGAATGCTCAAGCTGAAGATGTCGAAGAGGTTTTAAATAAATTACTTTCTGAGGTTACAACTGAAGAAAAGATTGTTAAATATGCTGTTGCAGCTGACAAGCCAACTAATTCTATCATAGCTATTGGGGATCAGGAATTATATAATAAGGTTGAAACACTGGTTAATAAACTAGATAAGACTAGAAGAGAGGTTTATGTTGAAGCTTTAATAGTTGAGACAACTGTTTCTAAGACTGATGATTTTGGTGTTGAATGGATTGCAATTGGTGAAAGTGGCAATACACTTATTACAGGTGGTTATACAGGGGGTAACATAGGTAGCTACCAAGGTATAGCTTCAGGTGGAGGCGGGACCTCTGGTTCTGTAGGCGGTGAAGGTGGTACATCAGGCGGTGGTGCTTTACCAGGGGGGTTTTCTACTGGTGTGCTAGGTGATACCATAACATATCAGGGGCAAATATTTAGATCAATAACAGCTCTATTTACTGCACTAGCCACTGATAGCGCAATGAATATTATGTCAAAGCCACAGATATTGACCTTAGATAATGAAGAGGCAGAAGTGTTTGTTGGTCAAAATAGACCTTTTGATACAGGACAATCTGTAACCGAAGGAGGTACTTCAATAAGTCAAACTGAATATAGAGATGTTGGTACATCCTTGAAGATTACCCCCTTGATTTCTTCTGCAGATGAGATTACATTAAATATTGAATTAGAAGTAAAGAGAGTGCAACAGGTAGAAGGTTTAGCCGCTACAACTCCTGCAACTATTACAAGAAGAACAAAAACACGTATTAAAATGCCAGATGATTCTATGATGGTCATAGGGGGTATGATAAGTAACGATAGTAATAAAAGGGAGAGTGGGATACCAATTTTAAAGGATATACCTCTAATTGGATGGCTTTTCGGAACCAGTGGTAGTTCAAATGATAAAACAAATCTAATGGTTTTTTTGTCAGCAAAGATAATTGATACAAGGCCCAAGATAGATAATATAACAAAGGAAAAGTTAGAATCTAATAGAGAGTTTAAGAAGGAGTATGATAGTTTTTAA
- a CDS encoding GspE/PulE family protein, with product MNIDKLKEEYLRFPDRSDFVPVFDEDGRLNYYYNGDSGLKKARLLALFTGADGNFEEVEKGKILEHLEEYYGGDVQGEFDASTTEDLEDVSDILSASYDDAPVIKLVNQIIINAVKGGASDIHFQSNENAFVVRFRIDGKLRTYKKFPKNLHDSVLARIKVMSMLDVAETRKPQDGRINIRVGNRSVDMRVSIMPSIFGEKAVLRILEKSKNLITLDSIGIPKEWLNKLKSYLNRPNGIILVTGPTGSGKTTTLYASLLEMDRDTKNILTIEDPVEYDIAGLTQVQVNPAVNLNFANALRAFLRQDPDVILVGEIRDEETAKAAIQASLTGHLVLSTLHTNDSPSAVARLIEMDIEPFLISSSLLLIIAQRLVRKVCPKCAIKVEADEEIKRYFSNANLPLDEYYKGKGCKECFYSGYKGRTAIFEFLEINDEIRKLINRGASAFEIRNTAKSLGFKQMFEDGYNLIKKGVTTPEEVIAITSIE from the coding sequence ATGAATATAGATAAGTTAAAAGAAGAATATTTAAGATTCCCCGATAGAAGTGACTTTGTTCCAGTATTTGATGAAGATGGTAGGTTAAATTATTATTACAATGGTGATAGTGGACTTAAAAAGGCAAGGCTTTTAGCTTTGTTTACTGGGGCCGATGGAAACTTTGAGGAGGTTGAAAAAGGGAAAATTTTAGAACATTTAGAAGAGTATTATGGTGGTGATGTGCAGGGTGAATTTGATGCGTCTACTACAGAAGATCTAGAGGATGTGTCTGATATTCTATCAGCATCCTATGATGATGCACCTGTTATAAAATTAGTGAATCAAATTATTATAAATGCTGTAAAGGGTGGTGCCTCAGATATTCATTTTCAATCTAATGAGAATGCATTTGTTGTGAGATTTAGAATAGATGGCAAATTGAGAACTTACAAAAAGTTTCCTAAAAACTTGCACGATTCAGTGCTTGCTAGAATTAAGGTTATGTCAATGCTTGATGTTGCAGAAACTAGAAAACCTCAGGATGGCCGTATAAATATTAGGGTTGGCAATCGCAGTGTTGACATGAGGGTATCTATTATGCCCTCTATATTTGGTGAAAAAGCTGTTTTAAGGATTTTGGAAAAATCAAAGAACTTAATTACATTAGATAGTATTGGTATACCAAAAGAGTGGCTTAATAAATTGAAAAGCTATTTAAATAGGCCAAATGGCATAATACTAGTAACAGGCCCAACAGGCTCTGGTAAGACAACAACGCTTTATGCTTCACTTTTAGAGATGGATAGGGATACCAAAAATATTTTAACAATTGAAGATCCTGTAGAATATGATATTGCAGGTCTTACCCAAGTTCAAGTTAATCCTGCTGTAAATCTGAACTTTGCAAATGCATTAAGAGCATTCTTAAGACAAGATCCTGACGTTATATTAGTTGGGGAGATAAGAGATGAAGAAACTGCAAAAGCAGCTATACAAGCGTCATTAACAGGGCATTTGGTATTATCTACTTTACATACAAATGATTCACCCTCTGCTGTTGCTAGGCTTATAGAGATGGATATTGAACCCTTTTTAATCTCTTCGTCACTACTATTGATTATAGCTCAAAGGCTAGTAAGGAAAGTTTGCCCAAAATGCGCTATAAAAGTAGAGGCTGATGAAGAAATTAAGCGTTATTTTAGTAATGCAAATCTACCTTTAGATGAATATTATAAGGGTAAGGGTTGTAAAGAGTGTTTTTATTCTGGCTATAAAGGAAGAACTGCTATTTTTGAATTTTTAGAGATTAATGATGAAATCAGAAAATTAATTAACAGGGGTGCTTCAGCTTTTGAAATAAGAAATACTGCAAAATCTTTAGGATTTAAACAGATGTTTGAAGATGGATATAATTTGATAAAAAAGGGTGTGACTACTCCTGAAGAAGTAATTGCAATAACTAGTATTGAATAA